In Lotus japonicus ecotype B-129 chromosome 5, LjGifu_v1.2, one genomic interval encodes:
- the LOC130719518 gene encoding uncharacterized protein LOC130719518, which yields MGLKSSSSQPSTVSKKAPRKTKTRYPARKTYMSKVQNKEPTNVPLCEDVTDEEEIDTEKSLAKLPPDVVPDVETSGSKEISAKENPGKDSTSHEDSEPTQAPAPVQDISDDDSDDEPLVKSIPDSVAARMKRKRRVSTPEVTPTPPKRSKSSPVTYKSRQASVKDKGKQKAVRTPSEKKKRKIPIDVEESESDAEADDVIALIEKAGLMKTIQNVGRKLKVDALLLKLQEGERKGGEHSAAATAAQDESNEEEEGSEENAEESTEESGEDSSSED from the exons atgggtttgaagagtaGTTCTTCCCAACCATCTACTGTGTCAAAGAAGGCTCCTAGGAAGACGAAGACAAGATACCCAGCAAGAAAGACATACATGTCCAAGGTTCAGAACAAAGAACCCACCAATGTTCCTCTCTGTGAGGATGTtactgatgaagaggaaatcGATACTGAAAAATCTCTTGCGAAATTGCctcctgatgttgtgcctgatgttgagacatctgggtctaaggAAATTTCTGCCAAAGAAAATCCTGGAAAGGATTCtacttctcatgaagattcag AGCCAACCCAGGCTCCAGCCcctgttcaggacatctctgatgatgattctgatgatgagccCTTGGTTAAGTCCATTCCTGATAGCGTTGCTGccagaatgaaaagaaaaagaagggtctCTACTCCAGAAGTCACTCCTACGCCACCAAAGAGATCCAAGTCATCTCCTGTAACCTACAAATCTAGACAAGCAAGTGTGAAGgataagggaaagcaaaaggctGTAAGGACTCcaagtgagaagaagaaaaggaagattccAATTGATGTTGAAGAATCTGAGTCAGATGCTGAAGccgat GATGTTATTGCTCTTATTGAGAAGGCTGGTCTGATGAAGacaattcagaatgttggaag gaagcttAAGGTTGATGCTTTGCTACTCAAGCTACAAGAAGGAGAACGCAAAGGTGGTGAGCAcagtgctgctgctacagctgctcaaGATGAGAGCAacgaagaggaggaaggatctgaagagaATGCAGAGGAAAGTACAGAAGAGTCTGGAGAGGATtccagttctgaagactag